From the genome of Tachysurus fulvidraco isolate hzauxx_2018 chromosome 14, HZAU_PFXX_2.0, whole genome shotgun sequence:
TAAAATGTCAGCCATCAAATATCATGAGGGatttgaataaatgtaaatggaataaatgtaaaaacaccaTGTCATGCTGTCGCTGGAAAAACTTCAGGTGGTAACAATGAATTCGCTTCATGTCAGGCCACATCACACCATGTTGTTGTTGACTGTctattcattaataattatacAACAGAACTTTATGTGATGTTTATGTAACCAAACAATACAGTCCATTAGACCAATAATGCTGCATAAATATACTGCCAGGGTGTTAAATAGTAAGATAtatttcattgtgttcttaaaTACAATTGTGTATTCTTTCTCTGCAGGGTTTGTGTAAACTGGGCTCAGCCGGAGGTGATGATTATAGCATGAGACAGTTCGCTGAGGGCTCCACTGAAAAACTGGCCAAGCAGTGCAGAAAGTAAGTACCACATTTTCAGTAAATGTCAGGGTAGTCTTATAAAGACTCTTATAaagaatataacaataaaaccacATTATCAAAATGCTTGATTTCAGATGGCTGTGCAACCCCACTCTTGATGTTCGCACCCGCAAATGGGCAATCGAGGGTTTAGCATACCTGACCAATGATGCTGATGTTAAAGATGACTTTGTTGAGGATGAACCAGCCATGAGGGCCATGTTTGAGCTTGCCAAGGTAGAAGAAGTCTAAAATCAATAATGCATGCATTTTAAatagttatattttttatagttatatatcTAACAattctaataatataattatactaATTTCTTCCTTTAGTCCAAAGATAAAACCATCCTGTATTCCGTCGCCTGTACACTGGTGAACTGCACCAACAGCTATGAGAAGAAAGAGATCATCCCAGAGTTGGTGCAGTTGGCCAAATTCTCAAAGCAGCATGTCCCTGAGCAGCACCCAAAGGTAATGAGCAcacattatttgtttaaaaggtGCAAGTAGCTGTGATAACTATATAAATAGAATCTGATAGTTAAGAAATCACACAATCCTAACAAACTTTAGGAAAAGTgattaacatacagtactgtagctTTAAGGATCTTTAGGTGTTCAAGTAACAGCACACTTAATCATGTTATTTTAATATCAGGACAAGAAGGATTTTATTGACAAAAGAGTAAAAAAGCTTTTGGAAGCTGGGGTGATATCAGCACTTGCAGTCATGGTCAGAGCAGACAGTTCCATTCTGACTGATCAAACCAAGGAAATGCTTTCAAGGTAAGGATTTGTACTTTGCTTAGCCGATGTGGTTTAAGCTGATCTGTCATAATCTGTAAGAAGACATCTTTAAGCCACCACAACTCAACATTTCACTTCCATTTTTAGGGTATTCCTTGCTTTGGCTGACGATCCAAAAGATCGTGGATTGATTGTCGCCCACGGTGGCGGAAAGGTAAAAAAGCCTTTATCTAACATTGGGTCTAATGCtgctttattaaacattgtCTTCAAACAAGCTTCTTGACTTTTGGGTTTCCTTGGCACAGGCTCTGATTCCTTTGGCCCTAGAGGGAACAGACACTGGAAAAATAAAGGCCTCTCATGCATTGGCTAAAATTGCAGCTGTCTCCAACCCTGAAATCGCCTTCCCTGGTGAGAGGGTAAGAAAATTTTAGACTTTACATTTTGATTGCAATAGCAACATGGAAATACTTGATAGTAAATCAGAACCCCAGGGTTCTAAGATGTTTCTTATAACTatttttctcctgttttctcTCAGATATATGAAGTTGTGCGACCACTGGTGTCCCTACTGAACACAGAAAGAGATGGCATTCAGAACTATGAGTCGTTAGTCAGTCTCACTAATTTGGCTGCATTAAACGAGAAACTTCGGTGAGTACTAAACATTACAAATTCTAACAAAAATCCTGTCCTGACTTTTCTTTGCAATAAACCATTGTCCCTTTTGTTATTGCTTCAGAGTGAAAATCCTGAAGGAGAAGGCCCTTTCAGAGATTGAGAACTATATGTTTGAGGAGCATGACCAGATCAGACAGGCCGCAACAGAGTGCATGTGCAACCTTGTGAGCTGTAAAGAAGTGAGGAAGAACATTTTATAGCATCAACGGGAATCAATCCCATATCTAACCTGCTCTCTAAAGTGCTGGCACTTCAGAAAATAGTGAAAAGTGCTTGATTGTGTCTTGACAGGTTCAGCAGAGGTATCTTGAAGATGGTAATGACAAACTCAAGCTGCTCATACTGCTTTGTGGTGAGGATGATGAAAAGTTACAGATAGCAGCAGCTGGTGGATTGGCAATGATCACGGCAGCTGAGAAAAAGCTGTGTGTCAAGATGACCAAAGTGGTATGTATAATTTTTGCCCTTTGTTACAGTGCTGTGAATGCTAGCAGATGATTATCAAAGTTCTGCTATTTACTGAGTTTtagggaaagaaaataaaaaaataacatataaatatgaatgttAACCATTGTCTTAAGTGTGAAAGCCATGAATGCATCAGTGATGGCTTACAGCTCTGTTTCATCTTTGTTATCCTTTTTATATGGCAGACTAGTCAGTGGCTTGAGATCCTTCAGAGGCTGTGCATCCATGACAATCCTCAAATCCAGCACCGCGGTATGGTGATCATCTTCAACATGCTGGAAGCTGATGCAGAGTTGGCTAAGAAGCTAATGGAGTCTGAGATATTGGAGATCCTTACCTACTATACCAAAATGGAAGACAATCCCAAGATCCAGCAGGGAATTGATGTAGCACGTGCATGCCTGTCCAAAGCCATGGATCTTGGACTAATCAAGCCATTCACACAATAAGACAGAAAGAATActgatttgttattattattagtggcaGAAAGTGTGACTGTGAGCAGTGATGTGTATAGGTTTTTAGACATGGggtggcaaagaggaaggcaGGGAAAAAGTACACTAAAGCCTAGACTGTGTGATTATAGCAGCCATTTAAGATAACTACTCATTACAATGCAGGAAACAATCCTAATAAATCCTTGGATCAGTTTAATAGCAGACTGTTTGATAATGTCTCTATTTGACAATATCATGTGTTCTCCATATCAGATTATTTGATGATGATCCTCTAATAGATATTTGCATAATATCTGATTTCTTCCTTAGTTAGTCATATATCATTACTGTAGTGGCTTCATAGtcactttatactgtatttagtCCATAAGGGATTTGGCTTTCAATGCTAAGAAAGATATTATTGTAGATACAGTAAAAGTCTGCATTAATTGAGTAATAGACGTTTCGGGTTGTAGTTGTACCTATTTCTACAGTAGCTCTGCTTTCTGGGAAAGTGGAAGTATAAGGAAACTCTGACAGAAAACATTGTCTGCAATGCATTATGTTTTAGGTTTGATTGTGTTCACTGTTTCaactttcatttgatttttttaagtcacaatattttatgcatttGACATGTTTActtgaaaaatatatacattttttttgtctaaaaaaaagtgtggtttgtgcatctttttctgcAGCAGTTAAGTACCGTGCaacacagttcagttcagtacaATTTCAGTACAGTGCAACACAGTTCAGTACAATTCAGTACCCGCCCCACAACAAGCATAGCGTCACCTAAGTTGACGCGCATGCGCCCTGGCACTTTGCCTCTTTTATTCCTGCCGCTGGCCGTCTTCCCGCGTTCGGGCAACACGGAACAAATGTGAACATTTCAAACAAAAACACCGGTTAATTtctcgcgctctctcgctcgcccCCGTCCTCCAGGAACCATGGCGGTAAACTTCGGCAGAATTGTCGTGGGGATATATGTGGAGATAAAACGGAGTGACGGTGAGTTTATTAGTTAAGGTAATTGTTAAGCTATGTAGTGTAACTAGCTTTTTACCGTTTAGTCATACTTTGCTTCGCTAAGCTAGCAATGGCTAAGATCAATGCTAGTAATGCTAGCATTAGCAACCCGGCAAGCCTTTTTAGTGAACTACTGACACTTTTTTAGGTAGCCAATGCAGTGCATCCCTGTTGCTGTGGTAGCTAAGCTAACGACCTACATACCCAGCGCAGTAAACACAGCAACGGTTGCTAAGCTAAAATGAGCTAAGCTAACTAGCCGGTCCGTTTACTTGTAGTCAAGTCGACCTggcgttaaaaaaaaaggcataacgtgtgtgtgtatatgtgtatatatgtttaacaCATATATATAGGTGCTGAAACTTTTTCCTTATAAGAACTCGACGAATAAGATAATTAACACCTTTTGAATTTCTGATTGACAGCGTTAATAATTTAGCACAAAAAACCTAAAGCTTGCTTGGTTCTGTTACTAAGCTCTGTCTAGCATGAGCTTCCTGTCAGTGGTTAGGCGTTAACTAGCTAGACAGTTACTAACCCATGTAACCTGGTGTGCAGTTTCTTTTCACAAATATATTGCTCTTTTACATGTTGGTCACAATACAGCATTTTTTATATCGATCTAGTCTGATGAATGACTCACTGAAGTTCATCTGTGGGTGTTTTAATAAGCGGAAACAGACATATTGTAATTACTCAAGTTTTAGTTCCAGTGATTCTGGGTGTGTTAAGCAAAGCAATGCATGATTCAGATCAGTAACAGCCTTTGGTTAATTCATTACAATCTGTTTACCATATAGTATTATTGTCAACTAGATATCAACCCCTTCGatcaataataatttattctcACTCGATGTAGGTacattctcactcactccaTTTAAGATGCAGCCACTGATACGCCCTCTTGAATTAAGATAACATTTGTGAAATTTCTCATTGTATACTGTCCCTTTCTTAAATTTATTGTCCATCCTACTGGTTTCATTTACATTATCATCTACCATAAAAGATCATGGCATCAACATAGATGTCTCATAAAGATTAATGATGTTTAGAGTTTGCTGCTCCAAACAGTGAAACCTTAACATATGTTAGATTTAGAAAAATTAACACGCTGCAAATCATGTTGCGTGATAACAGTATTTCTGTAGTTTTGGATGCAATGAAATAAGGGTATATGAGCAATATTTATACTACTCTGCAGCACTGACAGTAGTGCCAGCTGTTCTGAATTCATTTAACATGTTTATCTACATTTGCTAGTTCCACTAGATGTAACATTTATAGAGGTCATTTATGGAGTCACTAGGTCTTTGTACTGAAACagtcagtatgttttttttccaccactggaaagtcttcaggtcattttctattttctctGGAACAAATTTATTGCCTCTGAATGAATTTTCTCAAATTTGTGGTAACCGGGTGCCatgttgcattttattttttacagattaAAAAAGTGGAGTAGCACCAGATTTTCATGTTGTTCTTTGGTTTTTAAACTATACATAGTTTGGCCAAAAACAGATATCCCATTAACTGGTGCAGagaaagtatttttattatcattattattattattgcagagTTTATATAGGAGTATTTGTGCCTCATGCAAAGAAGGTTTTCGCAAAAGGATGTGTTTGCACTTCACATGTGGTGTTCCTTGGATAGGCtcctgatgaatgaatgatcataTCACAATAGACAGTTATTGCATGTATTACAGGTTTTCATGGGGTTTATtgttttaacaaaaaagacgGCAGTATGGATATTTTGGCATCAAAAAGTTTGGTTGGGAGTAAAATGGAGGTGTTCAATGTAATGCAACTATTGATCTAATGATCTCTGATTTTCTCAGTGAACTGTCAGGCAGTTTGTTGTGATGCAGATATTATAGGCATGATGTGCAGTCATAGattattcttgttattgttatagTAACATTAATCCCTGCTTGTCCTATATGAGagattctttttttctgaaagaaaGTTCTTATAACAGTAAACATGATTTAAGgtaatgaatttttttagaaaattaatgaatgacgTGTGTTGTCTTGTTCACTGAGGACATGccctttaaaatgaacaaatgctAAGACAAGTGCAGCTTGAGAGACTTAGGTCTTATAGGAGTGatcacactgtaaacactagaAAAAGCATACTATTGACATGAATTTATACAACATTTTTAGGAAAGTTGTAGTTATGAGGTGTAAGCATCTTGTACCTCATAAATTATCTAGTTGTTAGTAATTGTACTACTAGGTGATGAATCTGACAGATGCCTTTTCAAGACATTGTTGAAATTGTTAGTATACTGTTATTGCTGCTATTAAATAATTGCACAGATTGGGTGAGATGGCGTTAAATAATAGATAACAGACATGACAGTTTCCTCTGTTTAATTCACTCAATCATAACATTAGTGACTATTACAGCTTCTGAAATTGCCTGAAACAGGAgctgtgtgtatttaattttttatttaagatcaGACTAGGCTTTCTCTCTgaaacatttgaaaaacataCATATGTCaaagttaatatatatatatattttttgcaggGCGAATACATCAGGCCATGGTAACGTCTTTAAATGAAGATAACGAAAGTGTTACTGTGGAGTGGATTGAAAATGGAGACACAAAAGGAAAAGAGGTAAGCCTGAAGGTCTTTTGTAAGCTTATAACTCTCAGCGATGTATGGGAGAACAGTGCCAGTGTTCAGAGGCAAGATAAGGGCAGCAAGCTGCACTGCACAAAAGTGGGCATTGTGCTCGGTAAGCattgatgccattttcttcCATACAATAAACTGAAACTGGAAACTCTGTGGAAATTAAACTTTTAtagttttagaaagaaagacTTAATTTGAAGCCGTAAAAATCGGCTTAAAAATTCTGACTTCAATATAAAGTGCTTATTTACTTTTTGTTGTAATAAGTGAAGTCTTGGTAATAGAACCGACAATTAAGATTTTGACAAAAATAATCCTAGTCTTTACTTTCATATGGTACATACCATCTGTTAAGCCTTCCCTGGGTTTGaaagcaagattttttttttctttagacatAAGGAGATCATGTTGACTcaaatgatcatttttttttttttttgctttaagtctgaccgacttgccggttataaattaaaataagaccgactttttttttttttttttactcttcagtaaacaaaatgttcacggTCACTGTTCAAAGTCATAcaggttcgggcaccataatacatctaaaaaattcattaaaacagcttgacaccgctttaacttggcacgaagttctggaaaagctgtgcccagcatcaaaataaggtttgatTGATGCGCCTGAAGGCaagggttgaagacccagtcagtgacgtcacaatatgctaatttgtttaaagtcatacctatgtaatcaccatcaccaaaattgtaacATTGACAATTGAaaccttccttttttttgttttgtttttactgttactgctaaccaaaacatttttaaggatggcctaaatccaacatcaaatttaacatccagaattacaacttagcaaaacagcaatttttctgaagaaaaattaacatgtctgctttctctgggagaagatgagacctttcctggcttattgtatctccagctgtggagaaaaccctctcagagggggtagatttgcttcattgttgtagctttgggaatgaatccacactttaggctttttttagacatgtttaacacaaagctaacctcagcacagcagcgcgagggactgatttctgtggtaagctgcattaatttggttgcgtgactgtgaacagtgtaaacaattaatattcgtgaggtaagacatggctatttaaagtgaccgctcccagcgctttgcccgCATCAGAACCGAAACTTAAAAATTCCACGCGGTTCCGGTTCCTGTTAAAAACAGAACCAAGTTCTTAGTTCCCAACCCTAGTGAAGAGGGAAAGCCTGAAGTACATGTCAACATGAAACCACTAGTTCTTTCTAATTTGTTCCACATATTGTCTTTCAACAAAGCCAACATTAAACTTACTTGAAAGCAGTCATGAATGTGTTTTTCCTATGACTTAATATGTGCAAATATATAACATTGTTATACAACTCTGATTGAATGTGTTTATTCTTTTCAAACAGATTGATCTAGAAAGTATATTTTCACTAAACCCAGATGTTGCTCCCGAAGAGGAGATCTCTCTGAGTCCTGTAACACCACCTCCTCCCACACCTACTTCTATGAAGGTCAACAAGATCCCCAAGGTTTGTACAAACCATCCAAATTCAGCATAAAGATAAGACCTATCTTTAATATTTGCCATTATATCTCTTTCTAATAAAGATGCAAACCAAATGCATTCACTTGCTTTCTTCCCAACCTGCAATCAGGAGATATAGTATGCTCCTTATATTTTAGTATAAAAAGCTATTTGCAATCCTAACTGAAATTACTGTGCAGAATCGAAGGACTATTGCTCCTGGAAGAGCTGAGATTCCACCCAGAGACAATAAAGGTAAGACTGGCTCGTGGCTCTCAATTGCAGTAGTATATTAATtgttacaaataaaacagatgcgtgtgtgtgcatgtgctgcGCTGTCAGTTGTATCAACACGGGCGCGTCCTGGCCAGCAGCAACCAGAGTCAGCCCTCCCTCCACCTGCTCCACAACCAGCCCAACCTGCACAGACCCAAACACAGCAGAgccaacaacagcagcagaatgGTAATCACACCTTTGATTAAAATAGCACTCTATTATTGATGCATAGTAATGGCTTCCAGTGGAGTGGATCTATCTGTAgcttcaaatgtgttttttttaatgtttctgttCTGGCTACAAGGTGGTCTAGGGGGCATTTTTGCGCAATTATTTCTCTAAACATACATTTTTGCagctttttttaacataaaaattgTAAGCTCTACAAAGCAATATATATGGGCAATATAGGCAGAGGGACAGAGAAGAGGAAAATATCTTTTTACAAAGGAAGTGAATGACGCTATTGTGTAGTCATTATCGTCTGACTGTATTGTCATGTTTGGCAGCGAGGAGGAAGTCCAACTGTGTAAAGGAGGTGGAGAAACTgcaagagaagagagagaggcggCGATTGCAGCAGCAAGAGCTGAGGGAAAAGAGAGCCCAGGTCAGTGTCAGTGACTCAAAATCCTGTATAATCCTACTGCtttgattattgttttttttttttttttgtcttgatgTAGATGTCTGAATATTAAATTCAGCCTGTGTTCAGCCAAATTCAGTCTGTGTTCACATGCTAAATttactaatactaatattagtaccagtgttgtaatgtaacgaagtaaaaatactttgttactgtacttaagtagaaatttcacgtatctttacttcgctatttaaatttatgacaactttcacttttactccactacatttcctagataaaatgtatacttttactccattatatttccactaagcatctttgttactcgttactacaaaataaaatcagaagaaatgtgtgcaacTGCAATAaaggaggtttggcgaatcactgctcctagattgcattacgctctacggagaagcacaggcacgcagagtcagagctggaggcgtttatctataacggcggcaaccaaaagcagtgaaatgtcactattctcaTTACCgtatacatgaactgatttgattcaagactggcatcattacatcatgcataaaattttggtgtccactattgccatttaataataccataaaatttggcttactatgtagtcatataatatataatataaatttcttcatgtttttaattctcactgagggctaaaacccctaaagatgaaatcctagaaccgctcctggtcttatacctaccgaaaatcactgaaattttactttttacttcaaatacttaagtacattaaatatcagaaaatgacttttgattcttaagtacagtaaatatcagatacttttagacttttacttgagtaatattctaaaaggtaactttcacttctaccaaagtctttttctagtacgatacttgtacttttactcaagtattgctttctagtactttatacaacactgattaGTACTAATagttattttttactttaataactaataatgtATCTGCTTTCATAACTAAGTTTGCATTTTAATAAGATTAAAAGAGCTGGTCTTATTTTAAGAGCAAAGGTTCTTTAGTTTCTATAATTATAACTTGTCTCATTTTAATGACTTGCCGTGTGATTAACGATCTGTTTGTTTTGAAGGAGGTGGACACTACAGTCCCCAATTATGAAATAATGCAGATGATCAGAGACTTTAGGGCAAGCCTGGATTACAGACCACTAACCACAGCTGATTTAGTGAGTATGAGCCAAAGTACTTTATGTATTACTTTTCCATGGATGCCTGATATTTTGTGAAAGTTTTGTGTGATATTTAagaagatttttaaaataaacctgtgGTACTGTAGCTGTAACACTAAAGAGACGTGTATTGTGGACAGATTGAAGAACACAGAATATGCGTTTGTGTGAGGAAGCGTCCTCTTAACAAAAAAGGTACAGACCTTTGTTTTTCTTGCATATGTAACTTGTATTGCATATCTAACATTAATGCTGACTTTTAATGTTTGCATAATATGCCTTGTAATCTCTTACAAGGATTAACTTCAGCAGCCACTGTAGGTTGAAAGGAATTGAACTCAATTTGGATACAACAAATATGCATTTTGATTCCCTTTCAATATGAATATGTAACTAAAATATGTTTGTGGTGAACTGTGGTGTTAAAAGGACATGTTACTCCTGTGTTTCAGAACTCACTGCAAAGGAGCTAGATGTTATCACCATCCCCAGTAAAGATGTTGTCATGGTCCATGAGCCTAAGCAGAAAGTGGACCTCACACGATACCTAGAGAATCAAACATTTCGCTTCGATTATGCCTTTGATGACAGTACATCAAATGAAATGGTTTACAGGTTTGTCTTAATTATAATCCACTATTGAGGAGAGCTTGTTGTTGTCTATGGTGGAAATTTAAATTAATGCTACTGTGTAGGTTTACAGCAAGACCTTTGGTGGAAACCATCTTTGAGAGAGGAATGGCTACATGCTTTGCATACGGTCAAACTGGAAGTGGAAAAACACATGTAAGAAATCTCTTTcctaatcccccccccccccccattactaccattattttatttatttatttatttatttatttatttatttatttatttatttattgttagcgTGTGTATTATATGAATAGACAATGTTTTTCAGGTATTTCATTTTTGGTTAAGTCCTAATTGATGTGCATGTTTATTCTTATTACTCAAAACTTCCTGGACGCTGAAGTTCACATTGTTTTTTGGTTTTCCAGACAATGGGTGGAGATTTTTCAGGAAAGAACCAGGATTGTTCAAAAGGAATCTATGCTTTAGCTGgtaaatatttttaagaatgTGCAGcagttttagtgttttttttttttgttttgtttttttatgttgaaGACAGTACATTTTTAATAGCTTCAGAATAAGgtttcttaaaaaaattctttctcTTACTCCATGCAGCTCGCGATGTTTTTCTTATGTTGAAGAAACCTAACTACAAGAAATTGGATCTTCAAGTCTACGCAACCTTCTTTGAAATTTACAGTGGAAAGGCAAGTAACTGAAACAAAGCAATTGTGTCTTGGTTACAAAAGGTTATTAGCATTCAAAGACTCTCTTTTTTTAGTACATATATCGTGTACCTTATCTGGCTCAGGTTGCTTACTTTTGTAGATTTTGGTGTTTTGCCCAGGTGTTTGACTTGCTGAACCGTAAAGCAAAGCTGCGCGTACTGGAGGATGGCAAACAGCAGGTTCAGGTTGTCGGGCTGCAGGAGAGTGAGGTCCGGTGTACTGAAGATGTTCTCAAGCTCATTGAGGTTGGAAACAGCTGCAGGTAATTATATATCAGTGTGAAATGCACTGAtgtaataaatatgtgtgttttatattatttaaaatataaataacacattgTGTTCCTTATTTACTATAATCATAAGAAATTTTTCACATCTCGATCCTCAGAACGTCAGGACAGACTTCTGCCAACGCTCACTCGTCCCGCAGCCATGCAGTCTTTCAGA
Proteins encoded in this window:
- the kif2a gene encoding kinesin-like protein KIF2A isoform X1 — translated: MAVNFGRIVVGIYVEIKRSDGRIHQAMVTSLNEDNESVTVEWIENGDTKGKEIDLESIFSLNPDVAPEEEISLSPVTPPPPTPTSMKVNKIPKNRRTIAPGRAEIPPRDNKVVSTRARPGQQQPESALPPPAPQPAQPAQTQTQQSQQQQQNARRKSNCVKEVEKLQEKRERRRLQQQELREKRAQEVDTTVPNYEIMQMIRDFRASLDYRPLTTADLIEEHRICVCVRKRPLNKKELTAKELDVITIPSKDVVMVHEPKQKVDLTRYLENQTFRFDYAFDDSTSNEMVYRFTARPLVETIFERGMATCFAYGQTGSGKTHTMGGDFSGKNQDCSKGIYALAARDVFLMLKKPNYKKLDLQVYATFFEIYSGKVFDLLNRKAKLRVLEDGKQQVQVVGLQESEVRCTEDVLKLIEVGNSCRTSGQTSANAHSSRSHAVFQIILRRKSKMHGKFSLIDLAGNERGADTSSADRQTRLEGAEINKSLLALKECIRALGRNKPHTPFRASKLTQVLRDSFIGENSRTCMIATISPGMASCENTLNTLRYANRVKEFGISPSDIPFSQGGSRSGLSPTCEVKELTVDPNAMAEGVRPNTNAINQLDIMEEEWELSSSPQRDDLKLLCEQNEEEVSPQLFTFHEVVSQLVEMEEQVLEDHRAVFQESIRWLEDEKVLLEMTEEVDYDVDTYSFQLEQILDQKIDVLIELRDKVRSFRSALQDEEQASKQINPKRPRAL
- the kif2a gene encoding kinesin-like protein KIF2A isoform X2 gives rise to the protein MAVNFGRIVVGIYVEIKRSDGRIHQAMVTSLNEDNESVTVEWIENGDTKGKEIDLESIFSLNPDVAPEEEISLSPVTPPPPTPTSMKVNKIPKNRRTIAPGRAEIPPRDNKVVSTRARPGQQQPESALPPPAPQPAQPAQTQTQQSQQQQQNARRKSNCVKEVEKLQEKRERRRLQQQELREKRAQEVDTTVPNYEIMQMIRDFRASLDYRPLTTADLIEEHRICVCVRKRPLNKKELTAKELDVITIPSKDVVMVHEPKQKVDLTRYLENQTFRFDYAFDDSTSNEMVYRFTARPLVETIFERGMATCFAYGQTGSGKTHTMGGDFSGKNQDCSKGIYALAARDVFLMLKKPNYKKLDLQVYATFFEIYSGKVFDLLNRKAKLRVLEDGKQQVQVVGLQESEVRCTEDVLKLIEVGNSCRTSGQTSANAHSSRSHAVFQIILRRKSKMHGKFSLIDLAGNERGADTSSADRQTRLEGAEINKSLLALKECIRALGRNKPHTPFRASKLTQVLRDSFIGENSRTCMIATISPGMASCENTLNTLRYANRVKELTVDPNAMAEGVRPNTNAINQLDIMEEEWELSSSPQRDDLKLLCEQNEEEVSPQLFTFHEVVSQLVEMEEQVLEDHRAVFQESIRWLEDEKVLLEMTEEVDYDVDTYSFQLEQILDQKIDVLIELRDKVRSFRSALQDEEQASKQINPKRPRAL